One Setaria viridis chromosome 3, Setaria_viridis_v4.0, whole genome shotgun sequence DNA window includes the following coding sequences:
- the LOC117848768 gene encoding phytosulfokine receptor 1, with product MGAFRWLFHFLLAAVLLHVHGGQSLNQTCHPTDRQALLNFSNGLDSKAAGLVGWGPDDDACCSWTGVACDLGRVVGLDLSNKSLHGGISSSVASLDGLVTLNLSRNSLRGAAPVALGQLARLRVLDLSANGLSGTFPASDGGFPAIEVVNISSNTFDGPHPAFPAAANLTVLDISGNNFSGGINSSALCIAPVEVLRFSGNGFSGEVPSGLSRCKALAELSLDGNCLTGNIPGDLYTLPKLTRLSLQENKLTGNLGNDLGNLSQLVQLDLSYNRFSGSIPDVFGGMRRLECLNLASNMFHGELPASLSRCPTLRVISLRNNSLSGEIAIDFKFLPKLNTFDVGSNNLIGAIPSGISSCPELRTLNLARNKLVGEIPETFKDLRSVSYLSLTGNGFTNLSSALQVLQHLPNLTSLVLTRNFRGGETMPVDGINGFKSMEVLVLANCLLTGTIPPWLQTLESLNVLDISWNKLNGNIPPWLGKLNNLFYIDLSNNSFSGELPVSFTQMRSLISSNGSSEQSPTEDLPLFIKKNSTGKGLQYNQVSSFPPSLILSNNLLIGPIWSSFGHLVKLQHMDLSWNKFSGPIPDELSNMSSLEVLNLAHNNLNGTIPSSLTKLNFLSKFDVSYNNLTGDVPTGGQFSTFTNEDFEGNSALCLLRNSSCSEKASLVEAARGKKSKGALVGLGLGTAVGVAAFLFCAYVIVARIVHSRMQECNPKAVANAEDSESSNSCLVLLFQNNKEFSIEDILKSTNNFDQAYIVGCGGFGLVYKSTLPDGRRVAIKRLSGDYSQIEREFQAEVETLSRAQHENLVLLQGYCKVGNDRLLIYSYMENGSLDYWLHERADSGMLLDWRKRLRIAQGAARGLAYLHMSCDPHILHRDIKSSNILLDENFEAHLADFGLARLICAYETHVTTDVVGTLGYIPPEYGQSPVATYKGDIYSFGIVLLELLTGRRPVDMCRPKGTRDVVSWVLQMKEEGRETEVFHPSIHHKENESQLMRVLEIACLCVTAAPKSRPTSQQLVAWLDNIAEDGGLMQPEVSSGFDLLA from the coding sequence ATGGGGGCCTTCCGCTGGCTGTTCCACTTCTTGCTCGCCGCCGTTCTGCTCCACGTCCATGGGGGGCAGTCCCTGAACCAGACGTGCCACCCCACCGACCGGCAGGCGCTCCTCAACTTCTCCAATGGCTTGGACAGCAAGGCCGCCGGGCTCGTCGGGTGGGGTCCCGACGACGACGCCTGCTGTTCCTGGACCGGCGTCGCCTGCGATCTTGGGCGGGTGGTCGGTCTGGATCTCTCCAACAAGAGCCTCCACGGCGGCATCTCCTCCTCGGTCGCCTCCCTCGACGGCCTCGTCACGCTCAACCTCTCCCGGAACTCgctccgcggcgcggcgccggtggcgctCGGCCAGCTGGCGAGGCTGCGGGTGCTCGACCTCAGCGCGAACGGGCTTTCCGGCACGTTCCCGGCCAGCGACGGCGGCTTCCCGGCGATCGAAGTGGTCAACATCTCCTCCAACACCTTCGACGGGCCGCACCCCGCGTTCCCCGCCGCGGCGAACCTGACGGTTCTTGATATCTCCGGCAACAACTTCTCCGGCGGCATCAACTCGTCCGCGCTCTGTATTGCGCCTGTCGAGGTCCTGCGGTTCTCGGGGAATGGCTTCTCCGGCGAGGTCCCCAGCGGCCTGAGCCGATGCAAGGCGCTGGCGGAGCTCTCTCTCGACGGCAATTGCTTAACTGGGAACATCCCCGGCGACCTGTACACGTTGCCCAAGTTGACGAGGCTGAGCTTACAGGAAAACAAGCTCACCGGCAACCTCGGCAATGATCTTGGTAACCTCTCTCAGCTTGTGCAGCTCGACTTGTCCTATAACAGGTTCTCTGGCTCCATTCCTGATGTGTTTGGAGGTATGAGGAGGCTGGAGTGCTTAAACTTGGCCTCCAATATGTTCCATGGTGAATTGCCTGCTTCCCTATCGAGATGTCCAACGCTGAGGGTAATCAGCCTAAGGAATAACTCGCTGTCTGGTGAGATTGCTATTGACTTCAAATTTCTGCCGAAGCTGAACACTTTTGATGTTGGAAGCAACAATCTGATTGGTGCTATACCTTCTGGCATCTCGTCGTGCCCTGAGTTGAGGACTCTGAACCTTGCAAGGAACAAACTTGTGGGGGAGATACCAGAGACTTTTAAGGATTTGAGATCCGTATCCTATCTCTCACTGACAGGAAATGGCTTCACAAACCTGTCATCAGCGTTGCAAGTCTTGCAACACCTGCCCAACCTGACAAGTTTGGTGCTCACCAGGAACTTCCGTGGTGGTGAGACAATGCCAGTGGATGGCATCAATGGGTTCAAGAGCATGGAGGTGCTTGTCCTGGCAAATTGCTTACTCACAGGCACAATCCCGCCTTGGCTTCAGACCTTGGAAAGTCTCAATGTGCTGGACATTTCATGGAACAAGTTAAACGGGAACATCCCACCATGGCTAGGGAAGCTGAACAATCTCTTCTACATCGACCTGTCAAACAATTCTTTCAGTGGGGAGCTTCCTGTGAGCTTCACACAGATGAGGAGTTTGATTTCAAGTAATGGCTCGAGTGAGCAGTCACCAACAGAGGACCTACCATTATTCATCAAGAAGAACTCAACTGGCAAAGGTTTGCAGTACAACCAAGTCAGCAGCTTTCCACCGTCCCTTATACTCTCAAACAACTTGCTTATTGGGCCGATCTGGTCAAGCTTTGGTCATCTTGTGAAGCTTCAGCACATGGACTTGAGCTGGAATAAGTTCTCAGGGCCAATTCCTGATGAGTTGTCAAATATGTCGAGTTTGGAAGTGCTGAATTTGGCCCACAACAATCTCAATGGGACAATACCCTCATCTCTAACGAAGCTGAATTTTCTCTCCAAGTTTGATGTGTCATACAACAATCTGACTGGAGATGTCCCTACTGGTGGGCAATTCTCCACATTCACAAATGAGGATTTTGAAGGTAACTCTGCACTCTGCCTTCTTCGGAATTCTTCGTGCTCAGAGAAGGCTTCACTCGTAGAAGCTGCACGCGGTAAGAAGAGCAAAGGCGCGCTTGTCGGCCTTGGACTGGGAACTGCAGTTGGGGTTGCCGCTTTCTTGTTCTGTGCTTATGTGATTGTGGCAAGGATTGTTCATTCAAGAATGCAGGAGTGTAATCCAAAGGCTGTAGCAAATGCTGAAGACTCAGAGTCTTCTAACTCATGCCTTGTGCTGCTTTTCCAAAACAACAAAGAATTCAGCATTGAGGACATCTTGAAATCCACCAACAACTTTGATCAAGCCTATATAGTTGGATGTGGCGGTTTTGGGCTTGTCTACAAGTCGACACTACCAGATGGGAGGAGAGTTGCAATCAAAAGGCTTTCAGGCGACTACTCTCAGATCGAGCGGGAATTCCAAGCTGAGGTGGAGACACTGTCACGGGCCCAACATGAGAACCTTGTCTTGCTGCAAGGTTATTGCAAGGTCGGTAATGACAGGCTATTGATCTACTCATATATGGAGAACGGCAGCTTGGACTACTGGCTTCATGAGAGGGCTGATAGTGGGATGCTGTTGGATTGGCGGAAGAGACTAAGGATAGCACAGGGTGCAGCAAGGGGGCTGGCATACTTGCATATGTCTTGTGATCCCCACATATTGCACCGAGATATCAAATCAAGCAATATCCTTCTGGATGAGAACTTTGAGGCCCATCTGGCCGATTTTGGTTTAGCAAGACTTATCTGTGCATATGAGACACATGTCACCACAGATGTAGTGGGAACCTTGGGCTACATTCCTCCTGAATATGGACAATCACCTGTAGCAACTTACAAGGGTGATATATACAGCTTTGGTATTGTTCTGCTTGAGCTACTCACTGGTCGAAGGCCAGTGGACATGTGCAGGCCAAAAGGGACCAGGGATGTCGTGTCATGGGTGCTTCAGATGAAAGAGGAGGGCAGGGAAACTGAAGTTTTCCATCCAAGCATACATCACAAGGAGAATGAAAGCCAGTTGATGAGAGTCCTCGAGATAGCATGCCTTTGTGTGACTGCTGCTCCCAAGTCAAGACCAACATCTCAGCAGCTAGTTGCATGGCTCGACAACATCGCAGAAGACGGAGGTTTAATGCAACCTGAAGTTTCCAGTGGTTTCGATTTGCTTGCTTGA
- the LOC117847939 gene encoding zinc finger CCCH domain-containing protein 32, protein MEVDGAAAAAAGAAKPLTPEEEALRRSTDCVYFLASPLTCKKGNECDFRHSEGARMNPRDCWYWLNGSCLNPKCSFRHPPIDGLFSGAPTPGVPPVSSHYGAYNSGKQMVPCYYFQKGNCLKGDRCPFYHGPQGAGNNPTEQVAKVSSFPVELPQAKKNEESAAPDNSTQQGARIIDDRTMVHVAKSVIGAIPTELSSNAVKSRPNSEQAPNNTLAAKKSFTTEEDHPMHYENLLPVEGDSVQEWNQSFQMPPTDDLPQNSREADDFLGESSPGFDVLVDNDAEGAAYLHDEEDFGRDMYPVEDYEYAPADFDIRAQHESEKFNGMGENGQIGQLCDGYERKRRRSSSERSMDRPFHSDRRFLHRGPDRDGIDGSDLRHQLRRRRISGPSTAISPERANGGRHWRDERYRESAHGGHHMHSDRRQGSRGSTLSSRLQARIKLPGRSPDRVDTRFEDERDRRLRERFSPAARLADFHGSRHRESGQHQERSHRRSSELVSSARHADGLSFKRDSVDSARFAARRNFGEPRKANGIVESEASLDFEGPKPLSVILQRKREAAGGNNLASSYDKSAEAAVMQAGSLVESEKKGCDNIIISENCKSGSGDEEYKEEYHVPVEGHGQSSSHGDKFEVEDAAEVDPERNQEADNYDQREGESDDYETMEGHDYKSEDENAYQDDEEFDDDDDFARKVGVVFS, encoded by the exons ATGGAGGTGGacggagccgcggcggcggcggcgggcgcagcgAAGCCGCtgacgccggaggaggaggcgctgaGGCGGAGCACCGACTGCGTCTACTTCCTCGCCTCGCCCCTCACCTGCAAGAAG GGTAATGAATGTGATTTTCGTCACAGTGAGGGTGCTCGGATGAACCCTAGAGACTGTTGGTACTGGTTAAATGGCAGTTGTTTGAACCCGAAATGTTCATTTCGCCATCCG CCAATTGATGGTCTCTTCAGTGGTGCCCCAACTCCTGGAGTACCTCCAGTTTCTTCGCACTATGGTGCTTATAACTCGGGCAAGCAGATGGTCCCATGCTATTACTTCCAGAAAGGGAACTGCCTGAAGGGTGATAGATGCCCTTTTTATCATGGACCTCAAGGGGCTGGTAATAATCCCACAGAGCAGGTGGCGAAGGTTTCTTCCTTCCCTGTGGAACTGCCCCAGGCTAAAAAGAATGAAGAATCTGCAGCTCCTGATAATTCGACGCAGCAAGGTGCTCGAATAATTGATGACAGGACTATGGTCCATGTTGCCAAGAGTGTTATAGGTGCAATACCTACTGAACTATCTTCCAATGCAGTGAAGTCTAGGCCCAACTCAGAGCAGGCACCCAATAATACGCTAGCAGCGAAGAAAAGTTTCACCACTGAGGAGGATCATCCTATGCACTATGAGAATCTGCTCCCTGTTGAAGGTGATTCTGTCCAAGAGTGGAACCAAAGTTTCCAAATGCCCCCGACAGATGACCTGCCACAGAATAGCAGGGAGGCTGATGATTTTTTGGGGGAGTCTTCTCCTGGTTTTGATGTTCTTGTAGACAATGATGCAGAAGGTGCTGCTTATTTACATGACGAGGAAGATTTTGGAAGGGATATGTACCCTGTAGAAGATTATGAATATGCTCCAGCTGATTTTGATATTCGGGCCCAGCATGAAAGTGAGAAGTTCAATGGAATGGGTGAAAATGGGCAGATTGGACAGCTGTGTGATGGCTATGAGAGGAAACGACGCAGATCCTCATCTGAGAGGAGCATGGACAGACCTTTCCATTCTGATAGAAGGTTTCTCCACAGGGGGCCTGATCGTGATGGGATAGATGGATCAGATCTTCGCCATCAGCTCCGAAGGAGACGAATAAGTGGGCCTTCGACAGCCATTAGCCCAGAACGGGCTAATGGGGGCCGGCACTGGAGGGATGAACGCTACAGAGAAAGCGCACATGGTGGTCACCACATGCACAGTGATCGTCGTCAGGGCTCACGAGGAAGCACTCTAAGTTCCCGTCTGCAGGCCAGAATAAAGCTTCCCGGAAGATCACCTGATAGAGTTGATACTCGCTTCGAGGATGAGCGAGACAGGAGACTCCGGGAAAGATTTTCCCCAGCAGCTAGACTTGCAGATTTTCATGGTAGTAGGCATCGGGAGTCAGGTCAGCATCAAGAGAGGAGCCACCGGAGATCAAGTGAGCTTGTCTCAAGTGCCAGGCATGCAGATGGCCTCTCTTTTAAAAGAGATTCGGTTGATTCAGCTCGCTTTGCTGCTCGTAGAAACTTTGGAGAGCCAAGGAAAGCAAATGGAATTGTGGAATCCGAAGCTTCTCTTGATTTTGAGGGTCCAAAACCCCTCAGTGTCATCTTGCAGAGGAAAAGAGAGGCAGCAGGGGGCAATAACTTAGCTTCCAGCTACGACAAATCTGCTGAGGCTGCGGTCATGCAGGCTGGTTCTCTGGTTGAATCTGAGAAGAAAGGATGCGACAACATTATTATCTCTGAAAATTGCAAGAGTGGATCAGGTGATGAAGAGTACAAAGAGGAATATCATGTCCCTGTGGAGGGTCATGGACAGTCTTCATCACATGGTGATAAATTTGAGGTTGAAGATGCTGCTGAAGTCGATCCAGAAAGAAATCAAGAGGCAGATAACTATGACCAGAGAGAGGGTGAGTCCGATGACTACGAGACAATGGAAGGTCATGACTACAAATCTGAAGATGAAAATGCATACCAAGACGATGAAGAGttcgatgatgatgatgacttcgCTCGGAAAGTAGGGGTTGTTTTCTCTTGA
- the LOC117848344 gene encoding auxin response factor 12, translating to MSSSSAASIGQPPPPAAPPEEEKKCLNSELWHACAGPLVCLPTVGTRVIYFPQGHSEQVAASTNKEVDGHIPNYPNLPPQLICQLHDVTMHADVETDEVYAQMTLQPLNPQEQNDAYLPAEMGIMSKQPTNYFCKTLTASDTSTHGGFSVPRRAAERVFPPLDFTQQPPAQELIARDIHDVEWKFRHIFRGQPKRHLLTTGWSVFVSAKRLVAGDSVLFIWNEKNQLLLGIRRASRPQTVMPSSVLSSDSMHIGLLAAAAHAAATNSRFTIFYNPRASPSEFVIPLSKYIKAVFHTRISVGMRFRMLFETEESSVRRYMGTITEVSDADPVRWPSSYWRSVKVGWDESTAGERPPRVSLWEIEPLTTFPMYPSLFPLRVKHPWYSGVAALHDDSNALMWLRGVAGEGGFQSFNFQSPGIGSWGQQRLHPSLLSNDHDQYQAVVAAAAASQSGGYLKQQFLHLQQPMQSPQEQCNLNPLLQQQIMQQASQQQLVSPDSQNIQSVLSPSAIQQQLHQLQQMQHAHNDQKQKIQPDQPYQVPTSAVLPSPTSLPSHLREKFGFSDPNVNSSSFISSSSNENMLESNFLQGSSKCVDLSRFNQPTVSEQQQQQQAWKQKFMGSQSMSFGGSVSLNSPTSKDGSVDNKVGRDVQNQSLFSPQVDNSSLLYNMVPNLTSNVVDNNISTIPSGSTYLQNPMYGCLDDSSGLLQNTGENDPTTRTFVKVYKSGSVGRSLDITRFSNYAELREELGQMFGIKGQLDDPDRSGWQLVFVDRENDVLLLGDDPWESFVNSVWYIKILSPEDVHKMGKQGNDPRYLS from the exons ATGAGCTCGTCGTCCGCGGCCAGCAtcgggcagccgccgccgcccgcggcgccgccggaggaag AGAAGAAGTGCCTCAACTCGGAGCTGTGGCATGCGTGCGCCGGCCCGCTCGTCTGCCTCCCGACCGTCGGCACGCGCGTCATCTACTTCCCGCAGGGCCACAGCGAGCAG GTGGCAGCGTCGACGAACAAGGAGGTGGACGGCCACATCCCCAACTACCCCAACCTGCCGCCGCAGCTGATCTGCCAGCTCCATGATGTCACAATGCAT GCGGATGTGGAGACTGATGAGGTGTACGCGCAGATGACGCTGCAGCCGCTGAACCCA CAAGAGCAGAACGATGCATACCTCCCGGCGGAGATGGGGATCATGAGCAAGCAGCCAACGAATTACTTCTGCAAGACGCTGACGGCGAGCGACACCAGCACGCATGGCGGGTTCTCTGTGCCCCGTCGTGCTGCGGAGCGCGTCTTCCCTCCTCTG GATTTCACACAGCAGCCTCCAGCACAGGAGCTTATCGCACGGGATATTCATGATGTAGAGTGGAAGTTCAGGCATATCTTCCGAG GCCAACCCAAGAGACACCTGCTGACTACTGGCTGGAGTGTGTTTGTCAGTGCTAAGAGACTTGTTGCTGGAGATTCCGTGCTATTCATATG GAACGAGAAGAACCAGCTTTTGCTTGGAATCAGACGTGCCAGCCGGCCACAGACTGTGATGCCCTCTTCTGTTCTTTCGAGTGACAGCATGCACATAGGGCTCCTTGCAGCAGCAGCTCATGCTGCTGCAACAAACAGCCGCTTCACAATTTTCTATAATCCCAG GGCAAGTCCATCAGAATTTGTTATACCCCTTTCAAAATACATCAAGGCTGTTTTCCACACCCGGATATCGGTTGGGATGCGATTCAGGATGTTGTTTGAGACTGAGGAATCTAGTGTCCGCAG GTACATGGGGACGATAACAGAAGTAAGTGATGCAGACCCAGTGCGCTGGCCTAGTTCCTATTGGAGATCGGTAAAG GTTGGTTGGGATGAATCAACAGCAGGAGAAAGGCCACCTAGAGTTTCTCTCTGGGAAATTGAGCCATTGACAACCTTTCCAATGTATCCATCCCTGTTCCCACTGCGAGTTAAGCATCCTTGGTATTCTGGAGTTGCTGCTCTTCATG ATGACAGCAATGCTTTGATGTGGCTGAGAGGAGTTGCTGGTGAAGGAGGCTTCCAGTCTTTCAACTTCCAGTCACCTGGTATAGGTTCCTGGGGACAACAGCGACTCCATCCATCCTTACTTAGCAATGACCACGATCAGTATCAAGCAGTggttgctgctgcagctgcttccCAGTCCGGTGGTTATCTGAAGCAGCAATTCCTACACCTTCAACAGCCTATGCAGTCCCCTCAGGAACAGTGCAACCTCAACCCGCTGCTGCAGCAACAGATTATGCAGCAAGCGAGCCAACAGCAACTTGTTAGTCCTGATTCTCAAAATATTCAGTCTGTGCTCAGCCCAAGTGCTATCCAGCAGcagctccaccaactccagcaaATGCAGCATGCTCATAATGACCAGAAGcagaagattcaaccagatcaACCTTATCAAGTTCCTACCAGTGCGGTTCTCCCTAGCCCAACGTCATTACCAAGCCATTTGCGTGAAAAATTTGGCTTCTCTGATCCCAATGTGAACTCTTCCAGCTTCATTAGCTCTAGCAGCAACGAAAACATGTTGGAATCGAACTTCCTTCAGGGAAGCTCGAAATGTGTGGACCTGTCTAGATTCAACCAACCAACAGTTagtgagcagcagcagcagcaacaggcgTGGAAGCAAAAGTTTATGGGCTCACAATCAATGTCTTTTGGGGGCTCGGTTTCGCTTAACTCACCCACTAGCAAAGATGGTTCTGTTGACAACAAAGTTGGCCGTGATGTGCAGAACCAGTCCCTTTTTAGTCCTCAAGTTGACAATTCCTCCCTACTGTACAATATGGTACCTAATCTGACTTCAAATGTTGTGGATAACAATATATCTACGATTCCCTCTGGATCAACATATCTGCAAAATCCGATGTACGGTTGTCTGGATGACTCTTCTGGTTTGTTGCAAAATACAGGAGAGAATGACCCAACAACCAGAACTTTCGTTAAG GTTTACAAGTCAGGATCAGTGGGGAGGTCATTGGACATCACCCGGTTCTCTAACTATGCTGAACTTCGAGAGGAACTGGGTCAGATGTTTGGTATTAAGGGTCAGTTGGACGACCCTGATAGATCAGGCTGGCAGCTTGTATTTGTCGACAGGGAGAACGATGTGCTTCTCCTTGGAGACGACCCGTGGGA GTCATTTGTGAATAGTGTGTGGTACATCAAGATACTTTCACCTGAGGATGTACATAAGATGGGAAAGCAAGGAAACGATCCACGCTACCTATCTTAA